The Oxalobacteraceae bacterium OTU3CINTB1 genome includes a window with the following:
- a CDS encoding urocanate hydratase: MTSHLDSDPRFDASREIRAPRGPELTCKNWGAEAAYRMIQNNLDKEVAENPKHLVVYGGIGRAARNWECYDQILASLRELEDNQTLLIQSGKPVGVFQTHEDAPRVLIANSNLVPKWANWEHFNELDRKGLFMYGQMTAGSWIYIGTQGIVQGTYETFAEAGRQHFGGDLKGRWVLTAGLGGMGGAQPLAATMAGAVSLTIECQQSSIDFRLRTRYLDKQAASIDEALEMIKLHKANGDAISIGLLGNAADVLPELVRRAKVGGIVPDIVTDQTSAHDLINGYLPQGWSVEEWKAAQHEEARHAALKDAATASCAVHVQAMLDFQALGAKVVDYGNNIRQVAFDHGVQNAFDFPGFVPAYIRPQFCEGRGPFRWVALSGDPEDIYKTDAKIKELFPHHAQVHRWLDMARERIAFQGLPARICWLGLGERHIAGLAFNEMVRSGELKAPVVIGRDHLDTGSVASPNRETESMKDGTDAVSDWPLLNALLNTAGGATWVSLHHGGGVGMGYSQHSGVVIVADGTDAAARRLARVLVNDSGTGVMRHADAGYETAVACAKRNGLNLPMIK; encoded by the coding sequence ATGACCAGCCATTTAGACAGCGATCCACGATTCGACGCCAGCCGCGAGATCCGCGCGCCCCGTGGTCCGGAACTGACTTGCAAGAATTGGGGCGCCGAGGCGGCGTACCGCATGATCCAGAATAATCTGGACAAGGAAGTGGCGGAAAATCCCAAGCATCTGGTGGTCTACGGCGGCATTGGCCGCGCCGCCCGCAACTGGGAATGCTACGACCAGATCCTGGCTTCGCTGCGCGAGCTGGAAGACAATCAAACCCTGTTGATCCAGTCCGGCAAGCCGGTCGGCGTGTTCCAGACCCACGAGGACGCGCCGCGCGTGCTGATCGCCAATTCGAACCTGGTGCCGAAGTGGGCCAACTGGGAGCACTTCAATGAACTGGACCGCAAAGGCCTGTTCATGTACGGCCAGATGACCGCCGGCAGCTGGATCTACATCGGCACCCAGGGCATCGTGCAGGGCACCTACGAAACCTTCGCCGAGGCGGGGCGCCAGCATTTCGGCGGCGACCTCAAAGGCCGGTGGGTGCTGACGGCGGGCTTGGGCGGCATGGGCGGCGCGCAGCCGCTGGCCGCGACCATGGCCGGCGCGGTGTCGCTGACCATCGAGTGCCAGCAAAGCAGCATCGACTTCCGCCTGCGCACCCGCTACCTGGACAAGCAGGCCGCCAGCATCGACGAGGCGCTGGAGATGATCAAGCTGCACAAGGCCAATGGCGACGCGATTTCGATCGGCTTGCTGGGCAACGCCGCCGACGTGCTGCCGGAGCTGGTGCGCCGCGCCAAGGTCGGCGGCATTGTGCCGGATATCGTCACCGACCAGACCTCCGCGCATGACCTGATCAACGGCTACCTGCCGCAGGGATGGAGCGTGGAGGAGTGGAAGGCCGCGCAGCACGAAGAGGCGCGCCACGCGGCGCTGAAGGATGCGGCCACCGCATCCTGCGCGGTGCACGTGCAGGCGATGCTGGACTTCCAGGCGCTGGGCGCCAAGGTGGTCGACTACGGCAACAACATCCGCCAGGTGGCGTTCGACCACGGCGTGCAAAACGCCTTCGACTTTCCGGGTTTCGTGCCGGCTTACATCCGTCCGCAGTTCTGCGAGGGCCGTGGGCCATTCCGCTGGGTGGCGCTGTCCGGCGATCCGGAGGATATCTACAAGACCGACGCCAAGATCAAGGAGCTGTTCCCGCATCACGCTCAGGTGCACCGCTGGCTGGACATGGCGCGCGAGCGCATCGCCTTCCAGGGCCTGCCGGCGCGTATCTGCTGGCTGGGACTGGGCGAGCGTCACATCGCCGGCCTGGCCTTCAATGAGATGGTGCGCAGCGGCGAGCTGAAAGCGCCGGTCGTCATCGGCCGCGACCACCTGGACACCGGCTCGGTCGCCAGCCCTAACCGCGAGACCGAGAGCATGAAGGACGGCACCGACGCGGTCTCCGACTGGCCGCTGCTGAACGCCTTGTTGAACACCGCCGGCGGCGCGACGTGGGTGTCGCTACACCACGGCGGCGGCGTGGGCATGGGCTACTCGCAGCACTCCGGCGTGGTGATCGTTGCCGACGGCACCGACGCCGCCGCGCGCCGCCTGGCGCGGGTGCTGGTCAACGACAGCGGCACCGGCGTGATGCGCCATGCCGACGCGGGATACGAGACGGCGGTCGCCTGCGCCAA
- a CDS encoding amidohydrolase, with protein sequence MTFALATFLAPAHADTIIDHANGYTLTAAGTLQRFTSLGFDDLGRVIVVGGEKDTAARLPDAQHIDAQGKTLLPGLIDAHGHVFELGEIASGVDLFSATSLGGAVRAVAEFSRSHPKNAWIVGYGWNQEVWKLGRFPTAAELDAVVGDRPVLLHRVDAHASWVNTKALEMAGINKDTPDPAGGKIERDANGKPTGVLVDSAMELVNKVVPLPTPAQARGTLDNALAALAKVGLTSVHDAGIKVAQDDLYRDYADHGKLTARVYAMIGDTAGDFDELSREGPLKSYANDVYALAAVKLYSDGALGSRGAALMSPYSDMPSTKGLLFYPNDEMLAKMNKAMKAGYQVNIHAIGDAGNRQILDAYAQLIPKYKNAQLRHRIEHAQVVALDDIPRFKALGVIPSMQPTHATSDQNMAEHRVGPERIKGAYAWRTFLDQGSKIACGSDFPVESPNPFEGLHAAVTRQNNAGVPAGGWYKNQAMTMNEAFRCFTLDAAYAAHQENVIGSLEPGKWADFILIDRDIFKVAPEQIGKTVVLQTWMGGKRVYKK encoded by the coding sequence ATGACTTTTGCCCTGGCCACCTTCCTGGCGCCGGCCCACGCCGACACCATCATCGACCACGCCAACGGCTACACGCTGACGGCGGCGGGCACCTTGCAGCGTTTCACGTCGCTGGGGTTCGACGATCTGGGACGGGTGATCGTTGTAGGCGGCGAAAAGGACACGGCGGCCAGGCTGCCGGACGCGCAGCACATCGACGCCCAGGGCAAAACCCTGCTGCCAGGGCTGATCGACGCCCACGGCCACGTGTTCGAGCTGGGCGAGATCGCCTCCGGGGTCGACCTGTTCAGCGCGACGTCGCTGGGCGGCGCGGTGCGGGCGGTGGCCGAATTTAGCCGCAGCCACCCGAAGAACGCCTGGATCGTCGGCTACGGCTGGAACCAGGAGGTGTGGAAGCTCGGCCGCTTCCCGACCGCCGCCGAACTGGACGCCGTGGTGGGCGACCGTCCGGTGCTGCTGCACCGGGTCGACGCCCATGCCAGCTGGGTCAACACCAAGGCGCTGGAGATGGCCGGCATCAACAAGGACACTCCCGACCCGGCCGGCGGCAAGATCGAGCGCGACGCCAACGGCAAGCCGACCGGGGTGCTGGTCGACAGCGCCATGGAGCTGGTCAACAAGGTGGTGCCGCTGCCGACGCCGGCGCAGGCGCGCGGCACGCTGGACAACGCGCTGGCGGCGCTGGCCAAGGTGGGACTGACGAGCGTGCACGACGCCGGCATCAAGGTGGCGCAGGACGACCTGTATCGCGACTACGCCGACCACGGCAAGCTGACCGCGCGCGTCTACGCGATGATCGGCGACACCGCCGGCGACTTCGACGAACTGTCCAGGGAAGGCCCGCTCAAGTCCTACGCCAACGACGTCTACGCGCTGGCGGCGGTCAAACTGTATTCGGACGGCGCGCTGGGTAGCCGTGGCGCGGCGTTGATGTCGCCCTACAGCGATATGCCGTCGACCAAGGGCTTGCTGTTCTACCCCAACGATGAGATGCTGGCCAAGATGAACAAGGCGATGAAGGCCGGCTATCAGGTCAATATCCACGCCATCGGCGACGCCGGCAACCGCCAGATCCTCGACGCCTATGCGCAGCTGATCCCCAAATATAAAAACGCGCAACTGCGCCACCGCATCGAGCACGCCCAGGTGGTGGCGCTGGACGACATCCCGCGTTTCAAGGCGCTGGGAGTGATCCCGTCGATGCAGCCCACGCACGCGACGTCCGACCAGAACATGGCCGAACACCGCGTCGGCCCGGAGCGCATCAAGGGCGCCTACGCCTGGCGCACCTTCCTCGACCAGGGCTCGAAGATCGCCTGCGGGTCGGACTTCCCGGTGGAGTCGCCTAATCCGTTCGAGGGCTTGCACGCCGCCGTCACGCGCCAGAACAACGCCGGCGTGCCGGCCGGCGGCTGGTACAAGAACCAGGCGATGACGATGAACGAGGCGTTCCGCTGCTTCACCCTGGACGCGGCGTACGCGGCCCACCAGGAAAACGTCATCGGCTCGCTGGAGCCGGGCAAGTGGGCCGATTTCATCCTGATCGACCGCGATATATTCAAGGTGGCGCCTGAGCAGATCGGCAAGACGGTGGTGCTGCAGACCTGGATGGGCGGCAAGCGCGTGTACAAAAAGTAA
- the msbA gene encoding lipid A export permease/ATP-binding protein MsbA — MSSRLLYIRLLNQFRPYAGIVAVTLFAVGVAAATDVLLINQLKNVIDALAPAENATGAPATGILAWVRELLAPLLPSDPARVALWTIPAVILGLAVMRMVSSFVGEYGAAWLSSRVQANLREQMFARIMRLPNGYFDQSSTGTTLSRVAFDAAQVSQAVLNVVNVAVRDSVQTIGYLITLFLVDWQLAVFCLGLLPLVAAIVTFTGRRMRHLSKSAQAAMGELTNVLDESISGQRVVKIFGGQHYEQTRFDNVVKTNRQLAVKHAATSALNSGIIMLLIGITLSSVIYFALIRSQAGALSPGDFVAFMSALMAMQSPIKNLTKINEPMQRGLAAAESVFGLIDTDTEADTGTKTLERAEGRLQLEEVSFHYRGADGQPLSPDARPALDSVSLDIAAGETVALVGSSGSGKTTLAGLLPRFYDVSSGGIRLDGVDLREYTLASLRSQIALVSQDVVLFNDTLAANIAYGDPAPSMERIEAAARAAHAHEFIERQPGGYLAPVGENGLRLSGGQRQRLAIARALYKNAPILILDEATSALDTESERLVQSALEVLMRGRTTVVIAHRLSTIENADRIVVLDGGRIAEAGSHAALLAQNGIYSRLYQTQKSVQIA; from the coding sequence GTGTCCAGCCGCCTACTCTATATCCGCCTGCTCAACCAGTTCCGTCCCTACGCCGGGATCGTCGCCGTCACCCTGTTCGCGGTCGGCGTGGCGGCGGCCACCGACGTGCTGCTGATTAACCAGCTGAAGAACGTGATCGACGCACTGGCGCCGGCCGAAAACGCCACCGGCGCCCCCGCCACCGGCATCCTGGCCTGGGTGCGCGAACTGCTCGCCCCCCTGCTGCCGAGCGACCCGGCGCGCGTGGCGCTGTGGACCATCCCGGCCGTGATCCTCGGCCTGGCGGTGATGCGCATGGTCTCCAGCTTCGTCGGCGAGTACGGCGCCGCGTGGCTCAGCAGCCGCGTGCAGGCCAACCTGCGCGAGCAGATGTTCGCCCGCATCATGCGCCTGCCGAACGGCTATTTCGACCAGTCCTCGACCGGCACCACGCTCTCGCGCGTGGCGTTCGATGCCGCCCAGGTGTCACAGGCGGTGCTCAACGTCGTCAACGTCGCCGTGCGCGACTCGGTGCAAACCATCGGCTACCTGATCACGCTGTTCCTCGTCGACTGGCAGCTGGCGGTGTTTTGCCTCGGCCTGCTGCCGCTGGTGGCGGCCATCGTCACCTTCACCGGGCGCCGCATGCGTCACCTGAGCAAAAGCGCCCAGGCGGCCATGGGCGAGTTGACCAATGTGCTCGACGAGAGCATCAGCGGCCAGCGCGTGGTCAAGATCTTCGGCGGCCAGCACTACGAGCAGACCCGCTTCGACAACGTGGTCAAGACCAATCGCCAGCTGGCCGTCAAGCACGCCGCGACGTCTGCGCTCAACTCCGGCATCATCATGCTGCTGATCGGGATCACGCTGTCGTCGGTGATTTATTTCGCGCTGATCCGCAGCCAGGCCGGCGCGCTCTCGCCGGGCGACTTCGTCGCCTTCATGTCGGCGCTGATGGCGATGCAGTCGCCGATCAAGAACCTCACCAAGATCAATGAACCGATGCAGCGCGGCTTGGCAGCCGCCGAATCGGTGTTCGGCCTGATCGACACCGACACCGAGGCCGACACCGGCACCAAAACGCTGGAACGCGCCGAGGGGCGCCTGCAACTGGAGGAAGTGAGCTTCCATTATCGCGGCGCCGATGGCCAGCCGCTGTCGCCGGACGCGCGCCCGGCGCTGGACAGCGTCTCGCTCGATATCGCCGCCGGCGAAACGGTGGCCCTGGTGGGCAGCTCGGGCAGCGGCAAGACCACCCTGGCCGGCCTGCTGCCGCGCTTCTACGATGTCAGTTCCGGCGGCATCAGGCTCGATGGCGTCGACCTGCGCGAGTACACGCTGGCGTCGCTGCGCAGCCAGATCGCGCTGGTGAGCCAGGATGTGGTGCTGTTCAACGATACGCTGGCGGCCAACATCGCCTACGGCGATCCGGCGCCGTCGATGGAACGCATCGAGGCGGCCGCGCGCGCGGCGCATGCCCACGAATTCATCGAGCGCCAGCCGGGCGGCTACCTCGCGCCGGTGGGAGAAAATGGTTTGCGTTTGTCCGGCGGCCAGCGCCAGCGCCTGGCCATCGCCCGCGCCTTGTACAAGAACGCGCCGATCCTGATCCTCGACGAGGCCACCAGCGCGCTCGACACCGAATCGGAACGGCTGGTGCAGTCGGCGCTGGAAGTGTTGATGAGGGGCCGCACCACGGTGGTTATCGCGCACCGCCTGTCGACCATCGAGAACGCCGACCGCATCGTGGTGCTCGACGGCGGCCGCATCGCCGAAGCTGGCAGCCATGCCGCGCTGCTGGCGCAAAACGGCATTTATTCGCGTTTATATCAAACGCAAAAAAGCGTGCAAATCGCTTAA
- a CDS encoding response regulator, which translates to MSNDSILILNVDDNDGARYVKTRILHGAGFKVVEAANGTDGLALTRQMLPALVLLDVKLPDINGIEVCRRIKDDALTAGVLVLQTSAALTGRDDKIRGLEGGADNYLAAPIEADELVANVNALLRLQRTQTELRNSEERFRQLTENIEDVFWMFDLQSRALLYVNNAYDTFWGRVAAQLQQNNGDWLNAIHVDDRIAVAARWEAAQHGEHYDEEYRLLLADGTLRWVRDRAFQVRDAGHTPYRIARISSDITQRKTMEGLLRAADENKNDFLATLAHELRNPLSPIRNAVALMGVADAGQVEVHRKARQVIMRQVGHLARLVDDLLDVARISEGKLALKLEDLELQEVLEPALETARPLMESRGHTLTVDVPPQPIRLHGDPVRLAQAVGNLLHNAAKFTVVGGEVRLEVTLPAPDRVRIAVRDNGIGISTENLPRIFDMFAQGASTHDRAHDGLGIGLSLVSKMVQMHGGTVYAESAGTDQGSSFVIELPVLVAPGTELSAPVAGAGSPVPASAKGLNRLLVVDDNIDSGEVLSDLLQLLGYEVRLAHDAATALASARDFAPHAMILDIGMPHVDGYALARMLRADSALSRIRLIAHTGFGSAEDREKTAAAGFDFHLVKPAAIDELQQTLRLL; encoded by the coding sequence ATGAGCAATGACAGCATATTGATCCTGAATGTCGACGACAACGACGGCGCGCGCTACGTCAAGACCCGCATCCTGCACGGCGCCGGCTTCAAGGTGGTGGAGGCGGCCAACGGCACCGACGGCCTGGCGCTGACGCGCCAGATGCTGCCCGCGCTGGTGCTGCTGGACGTCAAACTGCCCGACATCAACGGCATCGAGGTGTGCCGCCGAATCAAGGACGATGCGCTGACGGCCGGCGTGCTGGTGCTGCAAACGTCGGCCGCGCTGACGGGGCGCGACGACAAGATCCGCGGCCTGGAGGGCGGCGCCGACAACTACCTGGCGGCGCCGATCGAGGCCGACGAGCTGGTGGCCAACGTCAACGCGCTGCTGCGGCTTCAGCGCACCCAGACGGAGCTGCGCAACAGCGAGGAACGCTTCCGCCAGCTGACCGAGAACATCGAGGACGTGTTCTGGATGTTCGACCTGCAAAGCCGCGCGCTGCTCTACGTGAACAACGCCTACGATACTTTCTGGGGCCGGGTGGCGGCGCAGCTGCAGCAAAACAACGGCGACTGGCTCAACGCCATCCACGTCGACGACCGCATCGCCGTCGCCGCCCGCTGGGAGGCGGCGCAGCACGGCGAGCATTACGACGAGGAGTACCGCCTGCTGCTGGCCGACGGCACCTTGCGCTGGGTGCGCGACCGCGCCTTCCAGGTGCGCGACGCCGGTCACACGCCGTACCGCATCGCCCGCATCAGCAGCGACATCACCCAGCGTAAAACCATGGAAGGCCTGCTGCGCGCGGCCGACGAGAACAAGAACGACTTCCTGGCCACCCTGGCGCACGAGCTGCGCAACCCTCTGAGCCCGATCCGCAACGCGGTGGCGCTGATGGGCGTGGCCGACGCCGGCCAGGTGGAGGTGCACCGCAAGGCGCGCCAGGTGATCATGCGCCAGGTGGGCCATCTGGCGCGGCTGGTGGACGACCTGCTCGACGTGGCCCGCATCTCCGAGGGCAAGCTGGCGTTGAAGCTGGAGGACCTGGAGCTGCAAGAGGTGCTGGAGCCGGCGCTGGAGACGGCCCGGCCGCTGATGGAGTCACGCGGCCATACTTTGACCGTGGACGTGCCCCCGCAGCCGATTCGCCTGCACGGCGATCCGGTCCGGTTGGCGCAGGCGGTCGGCAACCTGCTGCACAACGCGGCCAAGTTCACCGTGGTCGGCGGCGAGGTCCGGCTGGAGGTGACGTTGCCGGCGCCGGACCGCGTGCGCATCGCGGTGCGCGACAACGGCATCGGCATCTCGACCGAAAACCTGCCGCGCATCTTCGACATGTTCGCGCAGGGCGCCTCGACGCACGACCGCGCGCACGACGGCCTGGGCATCGGGCTGTCGCTGGTGTCGAAGATGGTGCAGATGCATGGCGGGACGGTGTACGCCGAAAGCGCCGGCACCGACCAGGGCAGCAGCTTCGTCATCGAGCTGCCGGTGCTGGTCGCGCCCGGAACGGAGCTTTCAGCGCCGGTGGCGGGCGCGGGTTCGCCGGTGCCGGCGTCGGCCAAAGGCCTGAACCGGCTGCTGGTGGTCGACGACAACATCGATTCCGGCGAGGTGTTGAGCGATCTGCTCCAGTTGCTTGGCTACGAGGTGCGGCTGGCGCACGACGCGGCGACCGCGTTGGCCAGCGCGCGCGACTTCGCGCCGCACGCGATGATCCTCGACATCGGCATGCCGCACGTGGACGGCTACGCACTGGCGCGCATGCTGCGCGCCGACTCGGCGCTGTCGCGCATCCGGCTGATCGCGCACACCGGTTTCGGCTCGGCCGAGGACCGCGAGAAAACCGCCGCCGCCGGCTTCGATTTCCACCTGGTCAAACCGGCCGCGATCGACGAACTGCAGCAGACGCTGCGCCTGCTTTAA
- a CDS encoding sensor histidine kinase, whose amino-acid sequence MSLTRILQVGIDSEPDVVLVRQRARQISGLLGFGVQDQVRVATAVSEVARCAYGRLSGGRGQFALDQRGPVAQLTVSIRAEARPVPAQGSLSAFTPPVSAAGVEMESAAAQFDNAIVTARRLMDDCEVEHAAGGGLTVVMRKDLPAGQRIDAAGLAGLGAELAASPVQNTYSEMQQQNRELGAALAELRERQDDLLALTRELEDTNRGVVALYAEIEEKAERLRKADEMKSRFLSNTSHELRTPLSSIRALAKLLLDRMDGDLTPEQERQVGFIASAAFDLSELVNDLLDLAKIEAGKVELAIAPIDIDNLFSSLKGMLRPLTRNPDVELVFVAPAAPCLLLSDEPKVAQILRNFISNALKFTQAGQVTVALHDDGGDQLTFTVSDTGIGIEADNLQLIFEEFSQIAHPLQAGAKGTGLGLPLCRQLAQLLGGSVDVASVIGTGSTFSLHLPRRPEGAIDGAP is encoded by the coding sequence ATGTCGCTTACCCGCATCCTGCAAGTTGGCATCGACAGCGAGCCTGACGTGGTGCTGGTGCGCCAGCGCGCGCGCCAGATCTCCGGCCTGCTCGGCTTCGGCGTGCAGGACCAGGTGCGGGTCGCGACGGCGGTCTCCGAGGTGGCGCGCTGCGCCTACGGCCGGTTGTCCGGCGGGCGCGGGCAGTTCGCGCTCGACCAGCGCGGGCCGGTGGCGCAATTGACGGTGTCGATCCGCGCCGAGGCGCGGCCGGTGCCGGCGCAGGGTTCCCTGTCGGCTTTCACGCCGCCGGTGTCTGCGGCAGGCGTCGAGATGGAATCGGCGGCGGCGCAGTTCGACAACGCCATCGTCACCGCCCGGCGGCTGATGGACGACTGCGAGGTTGAACACGCGGCCGGCGGCGGCCTGACGGTGGTCATGCGCAAGGATCTGCCGGCCGGCCAGCGCATCGACGCCGCCGGCCTGGCCGGACTCGGCGCCGAGCTGGCGGCCAGCCCGGTGCAGAACACGTATTCGGAGATGCAGCAGCAAAACCGCGAGCTGGGCGCCGCGCTGGCCGAGCTGCGCGAACGCCAGGACGACCTGCTGGCGCTCACGCGCGAGCTGGAGGACACCAACCGTGGCGTGGTGGCGCTGTACGCCGAGATCGAGGAAAAGGCCGAGCGCCTGCGCAAGGCCGACGAAATGAAATCGCGCTTCCTGTCCAACACCAGCCACGAGCTGCGCACGCCACTGAGCTCGATCCGCGCGCTGGCCAAGCTGCTGCTCGACCGCATGGACGGCGACCTGACCCCCGAGCAGGAGCGCCAGGTCGGCTTCATCGCCAGCGCCGCCTTCGACCTGTCGGAGCTGGTCAACGACCTGCTGGACCTGGCCAAGATCGAGGCGGGCAAGGTGGAATTGGCGATCGCGCCGATCGACATCGACAACCTGTTCAGCAGCCTCAAAGGCATGCTGCGGCCGCTGACGCGCAATCCCGACGTCGAGCTGGTGTTCGTCGCGCCGGCGGCGCCTTGCCTGCTGCTATCGGACGAGCCCAAGGTGGCGCAGATCCTGCGCAACTTCATCTCCAACGCGCTCAAGTTCACCCAGGCCGGCCAGGTGACGGTGGCGCTGCACGACGATGGCGGCGACCAGCTCACCTTCACCGTCAGCGACACCGGCATCGGCATCGAGGCCGACAACCTGCAACTGATTTTCGAGGAATTCAGCCAGATCGCCCATCCGCTGCAGGCTGGCGCCAAGGGCACCGGCCTGGGGCTGCCGCTGTGCCGCCAGCTGGCGCAGCTGCTGGGCGGTTCGGTGGACGTGGCCAGCGTGATCGGCACCGGTTCGACCTTTTCGCTGCACCTGCCGCGCCGTCCCGAGGGCGCCATCGACGGTGCGCCATGA
- a CDS encoding ATP-binding protein has translation MEKIASSFDGQQWFSIVHPSDIASARRCGQRMAQDAGFDDVRSGQVAIVISEAATNILKHAGEGRIALLPVFSGDSAGVEILALDKGPGIANLGQALRDGVSSAGTAGTGLGAMRRLADEFDVYAVPGKGAVFCMRLWPRAGAGAISPAPAPSRSLSGAVCLPLAGETESGDAWLVARQRHAIALMVVDGLGHGPEAAKAGRAAVDAMALQPGMRPAQQIEVCHAALRPTRGAAQAIALLDLEARQLSFAGVGNIGACVIDGEERRQMMSHNGIVGHNIRKVQEFVLPCPPGALVILASDGIATQWDLAQYPGLAACDPSIVAAVLLRDHARARDDACVLVQRCPGER, from the coding sequence ATGGAAAAAATAGCCAGTTCGTTCGACGGCCAGCAGTGGTTTTCAATTGTTCATCCGAGTGATATCGCCAGCGCCCGCCGTTGCGGCCAGCGCATGGCGCAGGACGCCGGCTTCGACGATGTGCGCAGCGGCCAGGTGGCCATCGTCATCAGCGAGGCCGCCACCAACATCCTCAAGCACGCCGGCGAAGGGCGCATCGCGCTGTTGCCGGTGTTTAGCGGCGACAGCGCCGGCGTCGAGATTCTGGCGCTCGACAAAGGCCCCGGCATCGCCAACCTGGGGCAGGCGCTGCGCGACGGCGTCTCCAGCGCCGGCACCGCCGGCACCGGCCTGGGGGCGATGCGCCGCCTGGCCGACGAATTCGACGTGTATGCGGTGCCGGGCAAGGGCGCGGTGTTTTGCATGCGGCTGTGGCCGCGCGCCGGCGCGGGGGCGATATCGCCGGCGCCGGCGCCGTCCCGGTCCTTATCGGGTGCCGTTTGCCTGCCGCTGGCCGGCGAAACGGAAAGCGGCGACGCCTGGCTGGTGGCGCGCCAGCGGCACGCCATCGCGCTGATGGTGGTCGACGGCCTGGGACACGGGCCGGAGGCGGCCAAGGCCGGCCGCGCCGCCGTCGACGCGATGGCGCTGCAGCCGGGCATGCGCCCGGCGCAACAGATCGAGGTGTGCCACGCGGCGCTGCGGCCCACGCGCGGCGCGGCGCAGGCGATCGCGCTGCTGGACCTGGAGGCGCGCCAGCTGTCCTTCGCCGGCGTCGGCAACATCGGCGCCTGTGTGATCGACGGCGAGGAGCGCCGCCAGATGATGTCGCACAATGGCATCGTCGGCCATAACATCCGCAAGGTGCAGGAGTTCGTGCTGCCATGCCCGCCCGGCGCGCTGGTGATCCTGGCCAGCGACGGCATCGCCACGCAGTGGGACCTGGCGCAGTATCCGGGCCTGGCCGCGTGCGATCCGTCCATCGTGGCGGCGGTGCTGCTGCGCGATCATGCGCGCGCGCGCGACGACGCCTGCGTGTTGGTGCAACGCTGTCCCGGAGAACGTTGA
- a CDS encoding ATP-binding protein has product MNGASSADPVRFASPLLQADRMVRASQTLPLRTDEHVVAVRRVVREHALALKLSLVEQTKLVTAASELARNTIKYGGGGMVVAQELTDGVRQGLRLVFADDGPGIADIAQALRDGFTSGGGLGLGLGGAKRLVDEFDIDSRSGEGTAVAVVKWKK; this is encoded by the coding sequence ATGAACGGTGCGTCGTCAGCGGACCCGGTCCGCTTCGCCTCGCCGTTGCTGCAAGCGGACCGCATGGTGCGCGCCAGCCAGACCTTGCCGTTGCGTACCGACGAGCATGTCGTGGCCGTGCGCCGGGTGGTGCGCGAGCACGCGCTGGCGCTCAAACTGAGCCTGGTCGAGCAGACCAAGCTGGTGACGGCCGCCAGCGAGCTGGCGCGCAACACCATTAAATATGGCGGCGGCGGCATGGTTGTCGCGCAGGAGCTGACCGACGGCGTGCGCCAGGGATTGCGGCTGGTGTTCGCCGACGACGGTCCCGGCATCGCCGACATCGCGCAGGCGCTGCGCGACGGTTTCACCAGCGGCGGCGGCCTGGGCCTCGGCCTGGGCGGCGCCAAAAGACTTGTTGACGAATTCGACATCGATTCACGCAGTGGAGAGGGCACCGCCGTGGCGGTCGTCAAATGGAAAAAATAG
- a CDS encoding STAS domain-containing protein — protein sequence MERIPILRIGDLLLVTIQVDMHDRLAMTLQDDLTERIVKDQAKGVLIDISALDLVDSFIGRMISNTAAMARVLDAQTVLVGMQPAVAITLVELGLTLPGVKTALNVEKGMALLGKSYQ from the coding sequence ATGGAACGCATACCTATTCTGCGCATCGGCGACCTGCTGCTGGTGACGATCCAGGTCGACATGCATGACCGCCTGGCGATGACCCTGCAGGACGACCTGACCGAGCGCATCGTCAAGGACCAGGCCAAGGGCGTGTTGATCGATATCTCCGCGCTCGATCTGGTCGATTCCTTCATCGGCCGCATGATCAGCAACACGGCGGCCATGGCGCGCGTGCTCGACGCCCAAACGGTGCTCGTCGGCATGCAGCCGGCCGTCGCCATCACGCTGGTCGAGCTGGGGTTGACCCTGCCGGGCGTGAAAACCGCGCTCAATGTCGAAAAAGGCATGGCGCTGCTCGGCAAGAGTTATCAATGA